The following proteins are encoded in a genomic region of Liolophura sinensis isolate JHLJ2023 chromosome 7, CUHK_Ljap_v2, whole genome shotgun sequence:
- the LOC135469959 gene encoding calcium-independent phospholipase A2-gamma-like, with the protein MAALTAKRCSRLMSPCRLGTVPSKTVSHLQESTDSLDTANPAHQLSKHMHSDSDKTSSDVLVGIRKHIKRISKVRDNLTNAVSYLGAISVEVPNPGRFMPDYQKYIPSISFQKKNEKDPENKSNSAGEQMHGRRKSLPPHLQNESELTEDGDTDPFEKAMNETHESVHSYCISKDKLPKAGSVHYLKPSEKQIPKNEVSVREEATILSMFARAYKSLDPSQEKPTEKIPLVRKDFVSRTALTHRTKSLVQALKNCTTNSSRVVRTEELSKHLLDFPESRGVATKEGILPTLLLLRKCPDANVAAAAREALALVGYVDPVKGRGIRILTVDGGGTKGLVAIETLRKLEEACKTDITNLFDFVCGVSTGALILAMVFMFHVPLDQCEHLYKELSMQMFTRNKFVGTGKLVWNHAFYDTEIWEKILKENLGENLMIELARDPHVPKMACFSCLMNAPKLKNFIFRNYNLPPEVFSHYPGNCKQKVWEAIRASSAAPGYYEECKLGDFIHQDGGLLTNNPTALGIHEGKLLWPQESIQCVISLGNGRHEPSLELSTANKVTLKHKVSKIVDSATDTEAVHTTLQDLMAPSTYYRFNPYLSEEFMLDEIRPDKQEIMQQDTLLYLRKNDLKIKRAAHQLLLTRRPHQKTADWLKAKADMM; encoded by the exons ATGGCTGCCTTGACAGCAAAGCGTTGTTCTAGACTGATGTCTCCCTGCCGACTTGGAACAGTTCCTTCAAAGACTGTATCACACCTACAAGAGAGTACTGACTCACTGGATACAGCTAATCCTGCACATCAgctatcgaaacatatgcattcagACTCCGATAAAACTTCGTCTGATGTCCTTGTTGGTATACGCAAACATATTAAGAGGATATCAAAAGTCAGAGACAATTTAACAAATGCTGTCAGTTACCTTGGGGCTATCAGTGTGGAGGTGCCAAATCCTGGGCGATTTATGCCAGACTATCAGAAGTATATCCCCagtatttcttttcaaaaaaagaatgaaaaagacCCTGAAAATAAGTCAAATAGTGCTGGTGAACAGATGCATGGAAGAAGAAAATCTCTTCCACCACATTTGCAGAATGAATCAGAACTGACAGAAGATGGAGACACAGATCCATTTGAAAAGGCTATGAATGAGACGCACGAAAGTGTACATTCATACTGCATATCTAAAGACAAACTTCCTAAAGCTGGTAGTGTGCATTATTTAAAGCCCAGCGAAAAACAGATACCCAAAAATGAAGTTAGTGTACGAGAAGAAGCCACCATTCTGAGCATGTTTGCCAGGGCCTACAAAAGTTTGGATCCTTCGCAGGAGAAACCAACAGAGAAAATCCCTCTAGTGCGCAAGGATTTTGTCTCCAGAACAGCATTGACCCACAGGACAAAGTCTCTCGTTCAGGCCTTGAAGAATTGCACCACAAATTCATCTCGTGTAGTTAGAACAGAAGAGCTCTCTAAGCATCTGTTAGACTTTCCGGAGTCTAGGGGTGTGGCCACAAAG GAAGGCATTTTACCAACATTGTTGCTCCTAAGAAAATGTCCTGATGCCAATGTTGCAGCAGCTGCCAGAGAGGCTTTAGCTCTGGTTGGTTATGTAGATCCTGTGAAGGGGCGTGGCATCAGAATATTGACTGTTGATGGAGGGGGCACTAa AGGCCTTGTGGCCATTGAGACTCTGAGGAAGCTTGAAGAAGCTTGCAAGACAGACATCACCAATCTGTTTGACTTTGTTTGTGGGGTGAGCACAGGAGCACTTATCCTGGCCATGGTCTTTATGTTCCATGTCCCTTTAGACCAGTGTGAGCATCTCTACAAGGAACTGAGCATGCAGATGTTTACAAGGAACAAGTTCGTGGGCACGGGGAAGCTGGTGTGGAATCACGCTTTTTATGACACAGAAATTTGGGAGAAAATCCTCAA AGAAAACCTGGGTGAAAATTTAATGATCGAACTTGCCAGAGACCCTCATGTTCCAAAG atGGCCTGTTTCTCCTGTCTCATGAATGcaccaaaattgaaaaacttcattttccGAAACTACAACCTACCTCCTGAAGTATTCTCACATTACCCTGGCAATTGTAAGCAAAAGGTGTGGGAAGCCATAAGAGCTTCATCAGCAGCACCAGGTTACTACGAGGAATGCAAACTTGGGGACTTCATACATCAG GATGGTGGTCTGTTAACCAACAACCCTACTGCCCTGGGCATTCACGAGGGAAAGCTTCTCTGGCCTCAAGAATCTATACAGTGTGTTATCTCACTTGGCAATGGACGCCATGAGCCCAGCTTAGAGTTATCCACGGCTAACAAGGTGACATTGAAGCATAAAGTCAGCAAGATAGTGGACAGTGCCACAGACACGGAAG cTGTCCACACAACTCTTCAAGATTTGATGGCACCTTCTACATATTACCGTTTCAACCCATATCTTTCGGAAGAATTTATGTTGGATGAAATACGTCCAGACAAGCAAGAAATCATGCAACAGGATACTCTGCTGTACCTCAGGAAGAACGATCTAAAAATTAAACGAGCAGCACATCAGCTGTTACTGACAAGGAGACCTCACCAGAAAACCGCTGACTGGTTAAAAGCTAAAGCAGATATGATGTAA